Proteins encoded within one genomic window of Xylophilus sp. GOD-11R:
- a CDS encoding urease accessory protein UreD, which produces MPWHARLELDYTRDANAPDRTVARHRHEGPLRILQSLYPEGDGVCHNVLVHPPGGLVGGDVLDITLRVGPGAHGLVTTPGASRFYRSQGEVARQHTRIAVGEGARLEWLPLEAICYDACDAENRLDLQLAPGAGLIGWDLTAFGLPHAGLPFLRGRLRQHIEMPGIWLERGTVEASDARLLDGPLGLAGHRCMATIFLAAGEALLRTEREQALDVARAVIDAHALRDTAGVTSPDGRLVVVRALAPVVEPAMHLARAVRAAWRGACWGLAPTAPRIWNM; this is translated from the coding sequence ATGCCCTGGCACGCCCGACTCGAACTCGACTACACCCGCGATGCGAACGCCCCCGACCGCACCGTCGCCCGCCACCGCCACGAGGGCCCGTTGCGCATCCTGCAAAGCCTCTATCCGGAAGGAGACGGCGTCTGCCACAACGTGCTGGTGCATCCGCCCGGCGGCCTGGTCGGCGGCGATGTGCTGGACATCACCCTGCGAGTCGGTCCCGGTGCCCACGGCCTGGTCACCACGCCGGGTGCCAGCCGCTTTTACCGCTCACAGGGCGAGGTCGCGCGCCAGCACACGCGCATCGCGGTGGGCGAGGGCGCCCGGCTCGAATGGCTGCCGCTCGAGGCCATCTGCTACGACGCCTGCGATGCCGAGAACCGGCTCGATCTGCAGCTCGCCCCGGGCGCCGGCCTGATCGGCTGGGACCTCACCGCCTTCGGCCTGCCCCACGCGGGCCTGCCCTTTCTGCGTGGTCGGCTGCGCCAGCACATCGAGATGCCCGGCATCTGGCTGGAGCGCGGCACCGTCGAGGCGAGCGACGCCCGGCTGCTCGACGGCCCGCTCGGCCTGGCGGGCCACCGCTGCATGGCGACCATCTTTCTGGCCGCGGGCGAAGCCCTGTTGCGCACCGAGCGCGAGCAGGCGCTGGACGTGGCCCGCGCCGTCATCGACGCCCATGCGCTGCGCGACACGGCGGGCGTGACCAGCCCGGACGGCCGGCTCGTCGTGGTGCGGGCGCTGGCGCCGGTGGTGGAGCCGGCGATGCACCTGGCGCGCGCGGTGCGTGCCGCCTGGCGCGGTGCTTGCTGGGGATTGGCGCCGACCGCGCCGCGCATCTGGAACATGTGA
- a CDS encoding tripartite tricarboxylate transporter substrate binding protein, which translates to MQRRQLLQGAIGAAAATTLGAQAQPAGGFPSKPIRLVIAFPAGGPTDITMRQLAENASKVLGQPVIVENKPGAGGTLPAQMLQTSPADGYLVAQIPLGVFRIGYTTKVAWDPVKDIRYVINLTGYAFGIVVPSNSPIKNWNDFVAYARANPGKLSYGSTGTLTSPHLTTELVAQKLGIELNHVPYKGSADLMQAVIGGHVMAAADSTGFAQQVAAGNLRVLNTWGEQRLDKFPDAPTLKELGLDIVQNSPFGIGAPRDTPPEVVKALHDAFKKGMDDPAYVQALGRYDMLPIYMDSARYARFAQETVTREKALIDKLGLAKPV; encoded by the coding sequence ATGCAACGCCGCCAACTCCTGCAGGGCGCCATCGGCGCCGCTGCCGCCACCACACTGGGCGCACAGGCCCAGCCAGCCGGTGGATTTCCCAGCAAGCCGATCCGCCTGGTCATCGCCTTCCCGGCGGGCGGCCCGACCGACATCACCATGCGCCAGCTCGCCGAGAACGCCTCCAAGGTGCTCGGCCAGCCGGTGATCGTGGAAAACAAGCCCGGTGCCGGTGGCACGCTGCCCGCGCAGATGCTGCAGACCTCGCCGGCCGACGGCTACCTGGTGGCGCAGATCCCGCTGGGCGTCTTCCGCATCGGCTACACCACCAAGGTCGCCTGGGACCCGGTGAAGGACATCCGCTATGTCATCAACCTCACCGGCTACGCCTTCGGCATCGTGGTGCCGTCCAACAGCCCGATCAAGAACTGGAACGATTTCGTCGCCTACGCCCGCGCCAACCCGGGCAAGCTCAGCTACGGCTCGACCGGCACGTTGACCAGTCCGCACCTCACCACCGAGCTGGTCGCGCAGAAGCTCGGCATCGAGCTCAACCACGTGCCCTACAAAGGCAGCGCCGACCTGATGCAGGCGGTGATCGGCGGGCACGTGATGGCGGCGGCCGACTCCACCGGCTTCGCGCAGCAGGTGGCCGCGGGCAATCTGCGGGTGCTCAACACCTGGGGTGAGCAGCGGCTCGACAAGTTCCCTGACGCGCCCACGTTGAAGGAACTGGGCTTGGACATCGTGCAGAACTCGCCCTTCGGCATCGGCGCGCCACGCGACACGCCGCCGGAGGTGGTCAAGGCGCTGCACGATGCCTTCAAGAAAGGCATGGACGACCCGGCGTATGTGCAGGCGCTCGGCCGCTACGACATGCTGCCGATCTACATGGACTCGGCACGCTACGCCCGCTTCGCGCAGGAGACGGTGACCCGCGAGAAGGCGCTGATCGACAAGCTGGGGCTGGCCAAGCCGGTCTGA
- the lnt gene encoding apolipoprotein N-acyltransferase, whose product MAAVLAGLAQAASIASPLDGAPLWWLQMLSLAALVLLLDAAPNVRSAGLRAWLFSIAWLCGTFWWLFTSMHTYGGLAAPLAMLAVLGLAAFLGLYYGVAGAVYRAMPQRGLWRRASAFGGLWLVAELLRGTWFTGFPWGAGGYAHVDGAAHWLAPLIGVYGLGALAAVLAAAAGLALRARRALPAGIAIAVSIVASLWPQGEPVAEASAPLSVALLQGNIPQDEKFQPGSGVPLALDWYLQQLQAAKESLLVAPETAIPVLPQDLPTGYADTVHRRFATGTQAALIGLPVGNNAQGYSNAAIGLRPDQASPYLYEKHHLVPFGEFVPPLFRWFTDLMNIPLGDFRRGDVGQPSFVWQGQRLAPNICYEDLFGEELARRFVDVASAPTIFVNLSNIGWFGNSIAIDQHLNISRMRSLEFERPMLRATNTGATVVIDDRGRVTASLEPFTRDVLHTEVRGRSTAPTLFARWAARWGNAPLWIVGLAVALAAGLTGRGRHPGI is encoded by the coding sequence ATGGCGGCCGTGCTGGCCGGCCTGGCGCAGGCCGCGTCCATCGCCAGCCCGCTCGACGGCGCGCCGCTGTGGTGGCTGCAGATGCTGTCGCTGGCCGCGCTGGTCCTGCTGCTCGACGCGGCACCGAACGTGCGTTCGGCCGGCTTGCGCGCCTGGCTCTTTTCCATCGCCTGGCTCTGCGGCACCTTCTGGTGGCTGTTCACGTCGATGCACACCTATGGCGGTCTGGCGGCGCCGCTGGCGATGCTGGCGGTGCTCGGGCTGGCGGCCTTCCTGGGCCTTTATTACGGCGTGGCGGGCGCGGTGTATCGCGCGATGCCGCAGCGTGGGCTGTGGCGCCGGGCTTCGGCCTTCGGCGGGCTCTGGCTGGTGGCCGAGCTGCTGCGCGGCACCTGGTTCACCGGTTTTCCATGGGGCGCGGGCGGCTATGCGCATGTCGACGGCGCTGCGCACTGGCTGGCGCCGCTGATCGGCGTGTACGGGCTCGGCGCGCTGGCGGCCGTGTTGGCGGCAGCGGCCGGCCTGGCACTGCGCGCGCGGCGGGCATTGCCGGCGGGCATCGCGATCGCGGTGTCGATCGTGGCCTCGCTCTGGCCGCAGGGCGAACCGGTGGCAGAGGCTTCCGCGCCGCTGTCGGTGGCACTGCTGCAGGGCAACATTCCGCAGGACGAAAAATTTCAGCCGGGCAGCGGCGTGCCGCTGGCGCTCGACTGGTATCTGCAGCAGTTGCAGGCGGCCAAGGAATCCTTGCTGGTCGCGCCGGAAACGGCGATTCCCGTGTTGCCGCAAGACCTGCCGACCGGCTATGCCGACACGGTGCACCGCCGCTTCGCCACCGGCACGCAGGCCGCGCTGATCGGCCTGCCGGTCGGCAACAACGCGCAGGGCTACAGCAACGCGGCCATCGGACTGCGGCCCGACCAGGCCAGCCCCTACCTCTACGAAAAACATCACCTCGTGCCTTTCGGCGAGTTCGTGCCGCCGCTGTTCCGCTGGTTCACCGACCTGATGAACATCCCGCTCGGCGACTTCCGCCGGGGCGACGTGGGTCAACCGTCCTTCGTGTGGCAGGGCCAGCGGCTGGCGCCCAATATCTGCTACGAGGATCTGTTCGGCGAGGAGCTGGCGCGGCGCTTCGTCGATGTGGCCAGCGCGCCGACGATCTTCGTCAACCTCAGCAACATCGGCTGGTTCGGCAACAGCATCGCCATCGACCAGCATCTCAACATCTCGCGCATGCGGTCGCTGGAGTTCGAGCGGCCGATGCTGCGCGCCACCAACACCGGCGCCACCGTGGTCATCGACGATCGGGGCCGTGTCACCGCATCGCTGGAGCCCTTCACCCGCGACGTGCTGCACACCGAGGTGCGGGGCCGGTCCACCGCGCCCACGCTGTTCGCGCGCTGGGCCGCACGCTGGGGCAACGCGCCCTTGTGGATCGTGGGGCTGGCGGTCGCGCTGGCGGCGGGGTTGACCGGCCGGGGTCGTCACCCGGGTATCTGA